The stretch of DNA GCAAGCCTCTCCATGTCCGGATGCAGTCGTTGCGCGAGCGGAACGTCAAGGTAACCTTTTAAACCCATGTAAACAGACAGTATGTCCGTGATTGTCGGGCTTTCTTTACCGTCGATAATTTGTTGGGCTTTTGTCCGCAACTGGCCCTGTTTCAGCTTGCGTCTCGGGTTGGCGGCTATCTGGCAGGTTCCCTCACTGATCACCTTCGTATCGACCGTAGCCAGCAGCTTCTGCCTGACTGGCAGTTCCAGTCGCTGGAAGTGCTTGATTTTGGCTTCAGCGGGCAGGTGAGGGTGCTTTAACAAATAGCGTTCAATATCGCTGGCAGTAAACGATGATAAATCGCAAAACAGGGTTTCCAGAAGTTCATCATTCGTTTTCGACTGGGTCAGTCTTGCCTGTTCATCGACCCCGGCACGATTAAAGTTGTAAGAACGGTAGAGTGCAGGGTGTGAGTCCGGTGTCAGCTCGGAATGCTCCAGAAGCGTGCGCTGGAGAAAGGCTGCATTGTGGGGCAACTTCAGAATGCGCTGCAGTTTTTCCGGAAAATCCGGTGCAAAGGCACCCGTAAAAATGCCCATGGCTTCCCTGTTGGCTTCAGTAACCTTCAGGTTATCAGGCAATAGCCGCAACAGGGTTTCTTTCTCTTCCGTTATGCTCTGGGGGGCGCTGGCGGCAAGACTCGATTCTCTGATCTCGAATCGGAACTTAAAGCTGTCCAGCAGTTCATTGATGACCTCGTCGATGCCCTCTTTTGCCTGAATATTTCTGAAAAAGGCCACGGTTAAATCATTATTGTCCGCCGACACGGGCAGATAACTGGCCAACCGGGGCAATAAGTGGTCAGCCACTTCCGGGAAGCGGGCACCCTGAACCTCTTTGAGTTCATTCAAAATGGAAAGCACGGCTTGTGGCTCAGCCATTACATCCTGAAGCTGGCTGGTCAGGTCTTTCAGTAGTGTCTGTTCTTTTTCAGCCCGTTGTTCTTTTTCAAGTTGTTCTTTTTCAAGTTGTTCTTTTTCACGTTGTTGCTTCAGTTGCTGTTTCTGCAGAGCCTCAGACGCCTTTTTACGGGAAGCTGCTGTTTTCTTAACTTTGGCTCGCATCGGGACGATGGCTTTGGCGGGTTCAACGGCGCGCCTCAGTGTTTGCGCGGCGGCTAATAAATCAGCGCTGTCGGCTTCTGTGGTGGTCCCGGAATGCGCTTCCAGTCTGTCTGCCAGTTGTTCCCATGTTTTTGTGGGCTCGGCCAGCTTTAATTCCTGCGGCAGGTTGCCCTTATAACGGTTCAACTTCTGGGCAAACAGCAGCAGGCTGTCTCTGCCGATTTTTTCCTGTGAGAGCTTACCGTTTGCGGTCAGCTGAACCAGTCGTAAAGCCGGTATGGGGGACTCTGAATCCAGGGCTGCCCGGATTTTTGTTAAACCTGCCGTTTGATTCGCGTTGTGAACGAAATCGTCAGCCATCCCCAGGTACTCAACCACACCCTGATAAAACTCCCGTTCAACGGACGGTACAACGACGGGGGAAAACAGGAAACGGCAGGCGCGTTTTTTCAGCAGCGGTTGCACGACCTGCTCATTCCCAAGCATCCAGTCGATCAAACGACACTGAGCCTCGGTATTGGCATTCCCAGCCGCCCGATCAAGCTGTTTGGCTATCTGACGACCTGTCTTATCAGTCAGTGACCCCTTGCTGTGCTTCCATGCCAGCATAGCCATACCGTAGTCGCATTGACCATTTTTGAAACAGTTATAAGCGAGTTTGAAATCACCCATTTTCAGGCTTTTAAACCCAAGTGCTACAAAGTACTTGTCACGGCACATCTTCTTGCAGTCCTTGGAGTTCATTCTGGTCGAGGTCTCCAGCTTACCGTGGTAATCTTTAAGCTCTTCAATGGTGTTCGCCGAGAGGGCATAAAGCACATTGCTATAGACTGAGTTACTGTCAAACCACCTGGCATTTTGCCGCACTTCCCGGGCGGAAATAATGCCAGCTTCCAGGCCAATAGACAGAGGATCCACTCTAAAGTCCAGGAAAATTTTCGTGTTAGCGGCGGTTCTTAAAATATGGCCTTTGCACCGTTTGCCCAGCACATAATCCGATAACAATTTTGCCAGAGGTTTTTGCTGCTCCCGTACTTTTTCGGGGAGTTCCTGAAGCGCTCTGGTTTCCTCATGGCTGAGTGTCTTACCGGCCAGGTACCTGGCATAGTCCACAAAGGCTTTGGGTTCGTCGATGCTGGAAAGCATACGATCCAACTGTTCCGCAAAGGGTTCTGAAGCTGCGATCACCTGGTTATGCAGGCCTCTTTCCCGATAAAGAGCGGCGGGGTGAAGTACCTCCGATAACTGTCTCAGGTTTACAGCCCCTGCGCAGATTTTCATATCTTCCAATCGCAACGCAAGCGCTTCACAATGACGTCTCTCAGGTGGGTCATACAGTATTACATGCAGAGCCTGGATATGCTCACAGAGCGATTGGCGAAAGCGATTCGCCAGACGTAGCACGTCGTCTGTCAGTCTCTTTGCCAGCTGCGATAAACACTCAAGCGCTTCTTCATGCCTTTCAGGAGGAAGGGTTTCTATTGCCTCAAGGGCGAGGGTGGTAATGACCGGCGTATTGAATGTCCCTTTGGCCAGCAATTGCTGCAGAAGCTCCAGTCGTTCTTCAGCCGTCTCTGCTGCCCGCAGTGGTGCTTCAAGGTGATGTTCCATTACCTGGCTGTTCGGTCGCCTTTCCGGCAGTCGCCGTTGACTCGACTGTCCTGAGTCAGCGGCGGCCAGGTTTTTACGGGGCACCCCAGGGAAGGTCACCTGACCCCATTGGTTCCTGATCCTTTCCAGTGGTTCGGAGCTGCCCTGAGTCAATGCGAGTTGCTCTGCCCTGGCTTCTATCATCTGTCTGGACTGATTCAGCATAGAGGCTGTCAGTGAATCAACCTGTTGCTGACATCGGATCATTCGCTGACTCAGGTCCATAATTTGTTCATTGGTCAGATGTTTGCCCGAACTATCCAGAAAATAGCGGCAGGTTTCAGACCATGCCTGATGAAGCGCAGGGTCGGGATGACTGGCTATCGTCTGCTGCAGATCAAGCAGTTTCTGGTATTTAAAAGACGCTACCGGGGTGCTGTCTGACTTTGTTTCAAAGGTCGTTAAATCCCAGTAGCAGGCGGGTAAGTCTTTTTGAAAAACGGAGTAATCTTCAGGCACCTTGGTGGATGCATCGTAACCCCTTGCGAGGCTTTTATTAGTCTTCTCATAGCTGGAAAACATTCTTTTCGCCGCTTCAGGCTTGCCCTGATGCATAAGGAATTTGGCATAACGTTCTTTCAGGTCGTCATAAATACCCGTTTCATCCGGTGTCAGGCTCTGGTAGCCATAAGCCAGCTGTGAGGCAAGCCTGAAGTACTTTTCACAGTCCGGAGTAAGAGTGTGATGGGGTCCTGTCAGTCCGTAATAGAGCGCTTTCTGAGACGGTTTCTGTTGCCAGTCTTCAGGCAGATCGGCCACATCATTAATCAGGCTGTATAACTTTGTCGTCAGGGCCTGGTACGACCATTTTTCAGAGTAGACCTTCAGTGCCAGCATACGGCAACAGGTTCTGACGGGGTCCATGGCCATGGCCAGATCGAGCAGCTTCTCATCGCTTTTACCGGTTTGCTGTAACTGATCCAGATAAATAAACACCAGTGTCTCCGGGTCTTCAGAAAAACGGCACTGATGCAGTAAGTCTCTGGCATGCTCAGGCAAGCAGGTTTTTTCAACGGGCTCATCTCTCGAGGGTTTTGGTCTGTTCTTCTTCGGTATGTCCATGGTAAGACTGGCAAGACTGGCAAGACGGGCTTCCGGGCAGCAGTGGCTGATGGCGATGTTTTTATAGTTCTGCCGCATTTCTTTCTTTTCCCCCGGGGTTGACCAACCTAAAGGCACCGTTTTTACTTCTGTTTCCAGATACTCGCAGGCCGTGGCCAGTGTATGGGCAAGGTCGGGACAGTATTCGACCGGTACACCATTGTCTTTGGTGCCTACCACAAAGGTGTCGACCTTAAAAATGTTTCCGACCCGCATATAATGCTCAGTCGCCACCCTTATGGCAGCCGGGTAATTCTGCCTGACCAGTTTTTCCAGACTGGCTTCCGCCTGTTCCACCAGCGCGGGTTCCCCTTTTTTAAGTTGGGCCAAAGCCTGCCAGTAACGAAGATGAGGGTGGCTGTCAGGGGCAGAGTTCAACGTGTTTGCTTCTGCTAGTGCGCGGTCAATGTCTGTGGCGCCAAACAGAGGCTTCAGGTACAGGGCAACAGCCAGAGCCTGAATGTTGGGGTCGCTGTCTTCGGCCAGCTCTTTGGTCAGGGCTTCACGATCTTCCGTCGTGGGATTGGTCGCCAGTTTCACCAGTTTACGAATAACGGCACCATGATGTCCCATGACCAGAGGCTGCGGTGGTTCACCCTGTTCAGTCGCCATGGCTTTGATATAACGAAGCGCTTCTTCGGGAAGATAAACATCAGGCTTCTGGTCTTCCTGACCAAACAGCAATTGCAGCACCAGATGCTGTCTGGCTGTCTGGCTGCCAGCATCCGCCGCCCTGCGCAGACAATACAGCTCCAGCTCCTTCGGCGGTTTCAGGGGGGCAGGATCGGTGTCGGCTTTGGCTTTCGCTGCAGTGTCAGAGTTGATGGCGGCTTTAGCTTTGTTGTCAGAGCCGGGGGCGGCACTGGCTGCGATATCCAGATGCCAGCGAATAAAGGTGTCCGGATCGGCAGTGTGCAGCTGGTCAATGACTTCCTTCTTTCCCAGACTCAGGCTGAACAGAACGTAGAGCGAATCAAGGAATTGCATGATTTCCGGTGTATCAAGATGTTGCTTGCACTCGGCAAACTTCCGAAGCTTTTTGCATTGTTCAATGCCTTTCTCATACTGCTCCTGCTTGAGTTGCTCAACCAGCGAGATCAGGTTTTTGGTAAAGGGCGCCTTTAAAGCATCCGGAATGCCTGCCATCTCTGGCAGTGGAGGGCTTTCAAGAACAATGGGCAGCTCTGGCTTGACCTGCAACGGATCGGCGACCGGCTCATCCAGCACCTTAACCCTGTAGTCAGGCAGTGGCCTGCTACGGTGATCCCGTTTCCAGGTAAGGAAGGGTGTATGTTCAACCGCTACGGGTTCATCAGACTTCTTTGCAGGGTTTACTGTGCGTACTTCGGGTGTCGCAGGCTGTGACGATAGCTGTGACGATAGTGGAGTGGAGTTTATCATGTCTGGTATCCATACCTTGGTTTCCTTTCAATTCCTTTAAGACCATGGGGGGCGGGAGTAGTTCCTTTACAGCAATAACAGCGTTCCTGTTATCACTCAAAAAATGCACTAAATTAAAGTGGAGTTTTTATCTGAGAACTCATTTCAGCGTTGCCTGTTTAAGTGGTTACAAGAAATAAGGAAACGATAAGCATGTGTAAATTTTTTGATTGGACAGTGGTCGTCAGCAGAGTGTCACTGCCTGTCATAGGGGCGACCCTCCTGCCTTTTTTTTCAGGTCAGGCTTATCCGGGGGATGAACCCTGGCAACCTATACCCGGTTATACCCAACCGTTTTACCCCATTGCATCTCCCGGAGCGTCCGGTCAACCGGATGATGTGTCTGTTATTGAATCATCCCAGTTCATACCGACTCTCAATGATGAGGGGCAGCCGGTACTTCTTCAGTCACCAAGAACTGAACAGGTGCCGTATACCGGGGTTGGTGAGACGCTTAACAATTACTTCGCGTACCCTATTACTCATACCGCCTACCGTGTGGCAGGGCGTGAGTATCGGGTTACCACTGTCGGAGGCTCGGGATACCCCACCTTTAACTCCATGTTAACCCGGGAGGATATGCGAAAACGGCATCAATATATTATGACCAGGGCAGAGTCTGAAGAAAAGTACACAAAGGTTTACGAGGAGATCAGCCACATTAATTTCAGTCCTGAATTCCTGGAGGACGTGAAGCAGGGAGAAACCCCTGAAACCGTTTATGATCGCTTTTTTGGTGACCGTCACATTGCCCGTCATTTCTATGATGAAAGTGGTCGTCTGACTGAGGCGTCCGGAAGATTTTTCAAGGAATTATACAGCCCCTTAAGCAGTGATTTTGCAAAACTGAACTCAGAACGGTTACAGGACGAGCGTCGAAGGCTGAGCCCTGACTTTAATTCCAGGGCAGATATTCTTGCGCGAAATACCGTTGAAAACCGTTCCGATGTATTGAACATAATCCGGACGGCGGCAGATGAGCTAAAAGCGATTCTGGACAGCTTAAACGCTCAGCAAGGTGTTACTGCCCGGCTGGTCAGTGCTTCACAGCAGGGTGATGTTCGAACCAGCCTTGATGATGTTATGGCACATCCTCAGCGTTCTGATGACCGGGGGCGCACGCGGAACAATATAATTACCGACGCATTTATTTCTATTAACCACGGTGAAGGAAGAAACGGGCCTCCAGCCCCCCAGCCTGTCACTGTCACAGAGATACCCGGGGTCAGCCATGTCGAAGGCTTTAGGGGAAACCTGAATTTGCCCGCAGCCATTGTGTTTCCGGATGAAGAAGGAATAGACCAGCTTTTGCTGATATCTTCCCTGACGGGGCCTGCGGACAACCCTAAAAGCAGGAACGGCGCAATTGAGAATATCAACCTTATACAAAACCAGCATCCAAATGCGGCCGCCATTCTCACCAACTATACCTATAAGTCCGGGACCCAGGATCAGGAACGGGAAAAGCTGATAGGAATGAGGCCCGGAGGCAAAGAACTCAGGGAGAATGCCATGGCAAGCTTCTTTCTGGGGATGGGGGATGAACAGTACTCATCCAGTAACGCGGTATTGAAAGCATGGATTGCCCTGATCATGAGACGCAATGGAGTTAACCTCTGTGAGGACTTCCGTGAAACCAGAAAGAAATCTGACACGGACGACGGTGATGGCAATAGCGGCGGGGCTGCAGGCTTCAACGCTGGTAGGGTTGGAATAACGCCTGGCTCCGTACACTGAAAAAAGGGCTGATTGAAAGACAGTATGAAAAAACGGGTATCCGGATTACCGTGTTGATTTTAGTGCCAAACCGTCTAATTTGAGTGCTGTGACAATGTGGACAGGCACTCATCAGCTCAGTGGTTTCTGCTTGAACATGGTAATCGTATTCTGACTCATCCTTCCTGACTACAGCGATCCCCGGCATATTTAAAAATGACAAACAACAACTCCGTATATCGCAAAACATTATTCCGCTATGTGAGCAACGGAGCTGTTTGCCATTATCAGTCTATCTGCAACCATTCCGGTTTAGGAACGTTTTCCGCTAAACCCGGTTAGCACTGTTGCAGATATCAATTTTTTCCCTTATTAGGTTAGCCATCGCCTCTTTGCCCGGTTCCATGTATTTTCTTGGGTCGTTAGCTTCCGGGTTATCAATGAAATGCTCTTTTACTTTATCTGAAAAAGCGATTTTTAACTCAGTGGCTACGTTGACCTTTGTCACCCCCAGCTCAATGGTTTTTCGGATATCTTCACGATCAATGCCCGATGCGCCGTGTAGAACCAGGGGGGCTGTCGTTTGTTCCCGAATTTCCGCAAGACGTTCAAAGTCGAGTTTAGGTTCGGACTTGTACATGCCATGAGCGGTACCAATGGCGACAGCCAGTGAGTCAATGCCGGTACGCTCTATGAATTCTGCAGCCTGGGCCGGGTTGGTATACAGTGCATCTTTTTCATCGACAATCAAATCGTCTTCCTGACCACCTAAACGCCCCAGTTCTGCCTCCACTGTGACATCGCGGGCATGGGCATATTTAACCACTTCACTGACAATGCGAATGTTTTCTTCAAAGTCGTGATGGGAGCCGTCAATCATGACCGACTTAACACCAAGGTCGATGAGTGCCTTAATGGACTCAAAGGATTCGTGGTGATCCAGATGCAGAGCGATGGGAATATCGTGCAACTGACTGGCAGCTTCAGCAATATCAACGATGTACTTTGCTCCGGCATAGCTGATTGTGCCTGGCGTTCCTGCCAGAATAACCGGAGAACGCATTTCTGCTGCTGTTTCAACAACAACACGTACGGTTTCAAGATTGTGGATATTAAAAGCCGGTACTGCGTATCCGCCAGCTTGTGCATCCAGAAGCATTTGTCGGGTAGAAACCAATGCCATTACTTTGACTCTCTCTGTTCAGGATAGATTGGCTGACCTTTCATCAGTGTCAGCTCTACGTTGTAATCGTTGTCTGTAACAATCAGGCTGGCTTCCCTTCCCGGGGCAATAACACCAACTCTGTTGTCTATTCCAAGCAGTTTTGCTGGTACTTCTGTGGCCATTTTTATCGCATCGGCCTCCGGCACTCCGGCCAGTGCCACCATATTGCGAATAGCTTTATTCATTGGCAGCGTACTGCCTGCCAATGAACCACAACGGGTTCTGGCAACACCGTCGATCACGGTTACCGGAAGCTCTCCCAACTGGTATTCACCATCTGGCAGGCCACCTGCACACATGCAGTCAGTAATCAGGACAGACTTGTCCGTTCCCTTGCATTTCCAGCTCAGTTTCAAAGCTGCCGGGTGAACATGGACACCATCTGCAATCATTTCAGTCGTGACAGAGTCACTGGCAAGGAAGGCCCCCACGCACCCGGGTTCACGATGATGCAAACCACTCATGCCGTTATAGAGGTGGACTGCTATGCTGGCACCTGCGTCAATACAGGCTGTTGCCTGTTCGAACGTGGCGTCACTGTGCCCCAGAGCGACTCTCACATGATTGGCTTTCAGTCGCTCAGTGGCTGTTACAGCACCTTCACTTTCAGGAGCCAGCGCTGCGACTTTTAATGAGTCGCCTGCCACCTCGATTAACTCATCAATCCGTTGAGCGGAAGGTGACAGAAAATGCTGCTCTGGATGCGCGCCCTTGTGTTTCGGAGTGAAAAACGGACCCTCCAGATAGCTTCCAAGCAATTCAGCACCTTTCTGATTGGTATCCTGTCCCATACATTCCCGTATGTTGGCCAGGGCTGCCAGAATCTTTTCCCACGGAGCCGTTACCGTGGTTGCCAGAAAGCCGGTCACTCCATTTTTTGGGAGGTCTCTGGCAATAGTTGCCAGTGATTCCGGCGTTGCATCCATGGCATCCGCGCCGGACTGACCGTGAATGTGCAGATCTATCAGTCCGGGAAGTAACTTTCTGTCACCCAGGTCAATCAGTTGATAACGGGGATCAAGCTCAAAGCCGATTGATTCAATATGACCATTACTGATATGGACATAAGCGTTGTCTTTCATGCCGTCGGCAGTAAAAACCTGGCGAGCTTTCAGGCAGTAATCACCTGAGACCGGGATCGCTTTCATTAGATACCGTCACCAGTGGCAGAATCGGAATGTTTGTCGCTTTTTTGTTGAGAGCGAACGCTTTTGATGCTCATAACGCCAACTTCCAGTACCTGTTCTACCAGAGCATTCAATTCAAGGTCATCTCTTTCCATGCACGCTTCTGCTGCCATGACCAGGTTCGTACCTGCAATCACATCAGCATGGCTCATATCAGCAGCTACCTGCGCTGCACGCTGAAACGGAGAGCCGCCGGGAATGTCTGATAAAAACAGTACACCGTCGCCGGTATCCACTCGGTCAGACGCTTCCCGCAATTTCTGTTCAAGATCTGATGTTGAATAAGACTCAAGAAAATCGACATACTCAATTTGTCGCTCATCGCCGGAGATAGCAGACAGAGCAGACTGAAAGCCGGTGGCAAAATTAAGATGCCCGGTGACCACAATTCCAATCATAATAAATCCAAAGTTTTAATGGCTTTTCTCAGGTGCTTTGATCAGTTAAATAACACTCATAATGTCGATAGGGTCTTCTGTCGGAACACGCTGAATCGTGCATTGAACGCCCATTTCATTCAGGCTTCTGAAGGATTCAATATCACTCTGGTCAACAGAGACTGTTTTATGAACCTGATTTTTACCATCGCTGAAGTGCATGTTGCCTACATTAACCTGAGTCAGAGGCACACCGCCTTTCACCAGCTGCAGTACATCCTGAGGGGTTTCAACCACCAGAACAATTTTTTGGGCAGGACTGGCTTTGTGAATCACGTCGATGGTTTTTTGAATGGAAAAGTAGCGGGTTGCCATGGTGCTCGGAGCCGCCATATCCATCAGGTTCTGACGAACTTCATCGCTGGACGCGTCGTCATTAGCCACCAGAATCAGGTTGCCGCCTGCGTGATGGCTCCAGGTGACTGCAACCTGACCATGTAATAAACGGTTATCAATACGAACCAGTACAATGTTTGGGTTACTCATCTCTTTCTCCTGACTCAAATTGTTAAACAGTTATTTTTTGTTGTAAGGGTGGATAGTGACGCCTTGCACGACACGATTAACTTCTCCGGTAGGGCAAGGGTTATCCGGTGTTATATTCAATTGTACGGATTTAAAGAATGAGAAAGTTTGAGCTAGAGCAATGAAAGGAAATGAAAGCCAAACATTTTCATTTCCAGCTTGTGTTTCTGTGCAGATCACATTTCCTGACATGACTTGCTCGTCGGCGCCGTCGGACAGCGCAACAATGTGCATTGCCTGATTATCCTGCCTTATTTCTGCGAGCAGATCCTGGTCGTACTGCCGCGTATAGCGATCATTGGACATAAAATTGAAAATAATGGTCTTGTCATTGACGACAGACTTTGGCCCGTGGCGGAAGCCCAGAGGTGAGTCGTGTATTGCGACCACTTTCCCGGCAGTCAGCTCCAGCAGTTTAAGAGCGGATTCCTGCGCCAACCCTTGAAAGCTGCCACTTCCCAAAAACACCACCCTTTCACAGGCTTTGGCCGCAAGTGCCTTCATTTCTGCTGCTTTTTCAGCGATTAATTGCTCTGTATTGGTGCAAATGCTTTCCACACTGTTGGCCAGCCCTTCGGATGGATCAAAAATACAGAGGGCGCTGAGCATCATGGAAGTAAAGCTGCTGGTCATAGCAAAGCTTTTATCATTAGTACCCTCAGGCATAAGCAAGCAAAACATATTTTTTTTAGTTTGAGCCGCCTTAGCCAGCTGTCCTTCTGGATTACAGGTCAGTACAAGGTGATAACAGTCGTTTAAGACCTGATCGGCAAGATCCACTGTTGCCACGCTTTCAGGGCTGTTGCCGGATCGTGCGAAAGAAATCACCAGAGTTGGCACCTGTTCACCGAGATATTCACCCGGTGCAGCGACAATGTCAGTCGTGCTCACAGCGTCAAAACGGCGTCCGGTCACTTTAGTCAGATGTGGTGCAAGTGTTTTACCAGCAAAGGCTGACGTACCTGCCCCCGTCAGAACCACTCTGACATTGTCTTTCTTCATTACCGGGGCTAAAAAAGCATCGATTTCACCCCTGATCGTTTCTATATTGTTAAAAGCCTGACGCCACATCGCTGGCTGGTGTGTAATTTCTTTTGCTGTATGTTCGCCGTAAATATCCCGAAGATAACTCTCATCAAAGGTCAGATAGGTACTCATTATTTTCTCAGTTACTATTTTGTTTGCCAGAACAAAAGCGTCCTGCCTGTTAATGCAAAGATTAATCGTAAAATGAATAAGGCTTATATAGCCGTTAAGAGTCAATCAGCACGCCTTGGCGTAATTGCTGGTTACCTGCATAATTCGGTGATGAATCAGTGACCTTGGGTTATTATGAATCTCCCCTTTCCTTATGGCCTGATATTGATCAGGAAGATACTGACTGATAACCGGCATGGGGATTTCTTTATTGTCCAGATTCCCCAGTAGTTTATTCAGTGCAGCTTCAACGGATTCAGAACCCCAGTAATAACGGATACGGTCGCTGTAACTAAAGATGCGGAACATACGAAGGTCGTCTTCATTGCCGCTGTAATATTTTTCCCAGTTTTCGGGATGAGTCAGCATTTCATCTTCCATCACTGAACAAATATGCGAACGCTCAGATTCAGGAATCAATAAGTCTTCAATATGAGCCAGAGAATAAATGGCTTCACGCATGGCAAAAGTGAGCTGAGGGCCGACTTTCAGGATGGCAAAGTGGTCTTCAACAAGATCAGCATAAGCTTCAGGTGCCTGGTAATCCGTTGAGTGGGCTTCAAAAGCGATGCCCGGAACATCTTTTATAAACTGGCTGAGCGGTTTTGCTTTCGTTCTTTCATAATCAATAACGGTGGTATGATCAAACTCAACCCCCGGCTGAACAACCAGCCCAACGACCCGGTCCCAGACCTGTTGCAGGCCGCTGTCATTAAAAATATTTCTGTGGCAATCCAGAGTATGGGAGGCTCTTTCCGGAGTAGTTACATGGATAGTCTTTATATCTTCAGCCTCTCCTCCCGGAACAGGTACCTCGGTTCCTATTACATACACCAGCTGACTTTGACCGAAGCACTCTATAGCGGTTTGTTCTGCAACTGTACATAAATCAGCGGCGCGACGGGCCACCATTTCATCCGACAAGGGAACCGGATCATCAGCGCAGCTCATGCTGGCATCAAGATGAATTTTGGTAAAACCGGCTGCAACATAGGCTCTGATGAGTGCCCGTGATTTATCCATGGCCTGGTCAGCGGGTTCGCTTTGCCAGCAGTTTGGTCCCAGGTGGTCACCCCCAAGCCAGAT from Endozoicomonas sp. NE40 encodes:
- a CDS encoding tagatose bisphosphate family class II aldolase; the encoded protein is MALVSTRQMLLDAQAGGYAVPAFNIHNLETVRVVVETAAEMRSPVILAGTPGTISYAGAKYIVDIAEAASQLHDIPIALHLDHHESFESIKALIDLGVKSVMIDGSHHDFEENIRIVSEVVKYAHARDVTVEAELGRLGGQEDDLIVDEKDALYTNPAQAAEFIERTGIDSLAVAIGTAHGMYKSEPKLDFERLAEIREQTTAPLVLHGASGIDREDIRKTIELGVTKVNVATELKIAFSDKVKEHFIDNPEANDPRKYMEPGKEAMANLIREKIDICNSANRV
- a CDS encoding D-tagatose-bisphosphate aldolase, class II, non-catalytic subunit, translating into MESLTEIIKANKQGQKCGVYSVCSANRLVLEAAILQAKKDNTALLIEATSNQVNQYGGYTGMLPENFRDYVFDIAADLDFPRELIWLGGDHLGPNCWQSEPADQAMDKSRALIRAYVAAGFTKIHLDASMSCADDPVPLSDEMVARRAADLCTVAEQTAIECFGQSQLVYVIGTEVPVPGGEAEDIKTIHVTTPERASHTLDCHRNIFNDSGLQQVWDRVVGLVVQPGVEFDHTTVIDYERTKAKPLSQFIKDVPGIAFEAHSTDYQAPEAYADLVEDHFAILKVGPQLTFAMREAIYSLAHIEDLLIPESERSHICSVMEDEMLTHPENWEKYYSGNEDDLRMFRIFSYSDRIRYYWGSESVEAALNKLLGNLDNKEIPMPVISQYLPDQYQAIRKGEIHNNPRSLIHHRIMQVTSNYAKAC
- the agaF gene encoding PTS galactosamine/N-acetylgalactosamine transporter subunit IIA — its product is MIGIVVTGHLNFATGFQSALSAISGDERQIEYVDFLESYSTSDLEQKLREASDRVDTGDGVLFLSDIPGGSPFQRAAQVAADMSHADVIAGTNLVMAAEACMERDDLELNALVEQVLEVGVMSIKSVRSQQKSDKHSDSATGDGI
- the agaV gene encoding PTS N-acetylgalactosamine transporter subunit IIB — protein: MSNPNIVLVRIDNRLLHGQVAVTWSHHAGGNLILVANDDASSDEVRQNLMDMAAPSTMATRYFSIQKTIDVIHKASPAQKIVLVVETPQDVLQLVKGGVPLTQVNVGNMHFSDGKNQVHKTVSVDQSDIESFRSLNEMGVQCTIQRVPTEDPIDIMSVI
- a CDS encoding SIS domain-containing protein; its protein translation is MSTYLTFDESYLRDIYGEHTAKEITHQPAMWRQAFNNIETIRGEIDAFLAPVMKKDNVRVVLTGAGTSAFAGKTLAPHLTKVTGRRFDAVSTTDIVAAPGEYLGEQVPTLVISFARSGNSPESVATVDLADQVLNDCYHLVLTCNPEGQLAKAAQTKKNMFCLLMPEGTNDKSFAMTSSFTSMMLSALCIFDPSEGLANSVESICTNTEQLIAEKAAEMKALAAKACERVVFLGSGSFQGLAQESALKLLELTAGKVVAIHDSPLGFRHGPKSVVNDKTIIFNFMSNDRYTRQYDQDLLAEIRQDNQAMHIVALSDGADEQVMSGNVICTETQAGNENVWLSFPFIALAQTFSFFKSVQLNITPDNPCPTGEVNRVVQGVTIHPYNKK
- the nagA gene encoding N-acetylglucosamine-6-phosphate deacetylase produces the protein MKAIPVSGDYCLKARQVFTADGMKDNAYVHISNGHIESIGFELDPRYQLIDLGDRKLLPGLIDLHIHGQSGADAMDATPESLATIARDLPKNGVTGFLATTVTAPWEKILAALANIRECMGQDTNQKGAELLGSYLEGPFFTPKHKGAHPEQHFLSPSAQRIDELIEVAGDSLKVAALAPESEGAVTATERLKANHVRVALGHSDATFEQATACIDAGASIAVHLYNGMSGLHHREPGCVGAFLASDSVTTEMIADGVHVHPAALKLSWKCKGTDKSVLITDCMCAGGLPDGEYQLGELPVTVIDGVARTRCGSLAGSTLPMNKAIRNMVALAGVPEADAIKMATEVPAKLLGIDNRVGVIAPGREASLIVTDNDYNVELTLMKGQPIYPEQRESK